One Streptomyces sp. NBC_00554 DNA segment encodes these proteins:
- a CDS encoding DUF2470 domain-containing protein, producing the protein MGDRHTWTAAPAAAERARSVLAAAWSCAVTAEGGREEFVGAHTVTADGRVLLHVPEDSSLLTAAICAPRGEPSAVLEFADVAPVPVRNRIRARLWLAGWFAPEDGHLAFHPTRAVLRQPSGTVVVDLDELAEAESDPLATAESALLTHLADAHPDAIERLTRLVEPDSLHGAVRVQPLAVDRHGLTLRIERARGNGDVRLPFHKPADTVAQLTERMHVLLSQASSASCPRALQRHRADGDG; encoded by the coding sequence ATGGGTGACCGTCACACCTGGACGGCCGCGCCTGCCGCGGCGGAGCGAGCGCGCTCGGTGCTCGCCGCGGCATGGTCCTGCGCGGTGACCGCGGAGGGCGGTCGCGAGGAGTTCGTCGGCGCGCACACCGTGACCGCGGACGGCAGGGTTCTCCTGCACGTGCCCGAGGACAGCTCACTGCTCACGGCCGCGATCTGCGCGCCGCGCGGAGAGCCGTCCGCCGTCCTGGAGTTCGCCGATGTCGCGCCCGTGCCCGTACGGAACCGGATCCGCGCCCGGCTGTGGCTCGCCGGCTGGTTCGCCCCCGAGGACGGACATCTCGCCTTCCACCCGACGCGCGCGGTGCTCCGCCAGCCGTCGGGGACGGTCGTGGTCGATCTCGACGAGCTGGCCGAAGCCGAGTCCGACCCCCTCGCCACGGCCGAGTCCGCGCTGCTCACCCACCTCGCCGACGCCCACCCGGACGCCATCGAGCGGCTGACCCGACTCGTCGAACCGGACAGCCTGCACGGCGCGGTGCGCGTCCAGCCGCTCGCCGTCGACCGGCACGGACTCACCCTGCGCATCGAGCGGGCGCGCGGCAACGGTGACGTACGCCTGCCCTTCCACAAGCCCGCCGACACGGTCGCGCAGCTCACCGAGCGGATGCACGTCCTGCTCAGCCAGGCGAGCTCCGCGTCCTGCCCCCGCGCGCTACAGCGGCACCGCGCAGACGGCGACGGGTGA
- a CDS encoding TetR/AcrR family transcriptional regulator — protein MAGNQGERVRRRLSTEERREQLLSVGACLFSESPYDEVWIEQVAEIAGVSRGLLYHYFPTKRDFFAAVVERESRRMLRLTAAVPGIPVREQLGDGLDTFLGYVERHAHGFRAFHRADAAGDQAVRKVYRQALAAQERQILAALAADPEIGRAPEEQPELRMAVRGWLAFTTAVCLEWLRGSELTREQVRDLCARALLGAIAP, from the coding sequence ATGGCCGGGAACCAGGGCGAGCGGGTACGCCGTCGTCTCAGCACCGAGGAGCGCCGGGAGCAGCTTCTCTCGGTCGGTGCGTGCCTGTTCTCGGAGAGCCCGTACGACGAGGTGTGGATCGAGCAGGTCGCCGAGATCGCCGGAGTCTCCCGCGGGCTGCTCTACCACTACTTCCCGACCAAACGGGACTTCTTCGCGGCCGTCGTCGAGCGCGAGAGCAGGCGGATGCTGCGGTTGACGGCGGCGGTGCCCGGGATCCCGGTGCGCGAGCAACTCGGCGACGGCCTCGACACCTTCCTCGGCTATGTCGAGCGGCACGCGCACGGCTTCCGCGCTTTCCACCGTGCCGACGCGGCGGGCGACCAGGCCGTGCGGAAGGTCTATCGGCAGGCGCTGGCCGCGCAGGAGCGGCAGATCCTGGCGGCGCTCGCCGCCGACCCGGAGATCGGCCGGGCGCCCGAGGAGCAGCCCGAGCTGAGAATGGCCGTGCGCGGCTGGCTGGCCTTCACCACGGCCGTCTGTCTGGAATGGCTGAGGGGCTCGGAGCTGACCCGGGAGCAGGTGCGCGATCTGTGCGCACGGGCGCTGCTGGGCGCGATCGCGCCCTGA
- a CDS encoding cytochrome P450 — protein MVETTAAALPKGFRSAELGWPELHRIPHPPRRIPLIGDAIGANIRTPIQDSLRLGRQLGPIFRRKAFGKEIVFVWGADLAAELADESRFAKHVGLGVANLRPVAGDGLFTAYNHEPNWQLAHDVLAPGFSREAMEGYHPMMLDVTERLMDRWDGERTAGRAVDVPGDMTKLTLETIARTGFGHDFGSFERSRPHPFVNAMVGTLTYAQRLNSVPAPLAPLLLRDAARRNEADMAYLNRTVDAVVADRQSSSGEGDLLDRMLETAHPETGERLAPENIRRQVITFLIAGHETTSGALSFALHYLSRHPEVAARARAEVDRVWGDTARPGYDQVAKLRYVRRVLDESLRLWPTAPAFAREARQDTVLGGVHPMRQGAWALVLTAMLHRDPDVWGADPEEFDPERFDAKAVRSRPAHTFKPFGTGARACIGRQFALHEATLVLGLLLRRYELRPDPGYQLRVAERLTLIPEGLRLHLEGRARTGLSAEPPSGPGGRVTRAASSRRCSGPR, from the coding sequence ATGGTGGAGACGACAGCGGCCGCGCTGCCCAAGGGATTCCGCAGTGCGGAGCTGGGCTGGCCCGAGCTGCACCGCATTCCGCATCCACCGCGCCGGATCCCGCTGATCGGTGACGCGATCGGCGCCAACATCCGTACGCCCATCCAGGATTCGCTGCGGCTCGGCCGGCAGCTCGGGCCGATCTTCCGGCGCAAGGCGTTCGGCAAGGAGATCGTGTTCGTGTGGGGCGCGGATCTCGCGGCCGAGCTGGCGGACGAGTCGCGGTTCGCGAAGCATGTGGGCCTCGGGGTCGCCAACCTGCGGCCGGTCGCCGGGGACGGGCTGTTCACGGCGTACAACCACGAGCCGAACTGGCAGCTGGCGCACGACGTGCTGGCTCCGGGTTTCAGCCGTGAGGCCATGGAGGGCTACCACCCGATGATGCTCGACGTGACCGAGCGGCTGATGGACCGCTGGGACGGGGAGCGGACGGCGGGGCGGGCGGTGGACGTGCCGGGCGACATGACGAAACTGACGCTGGAGACGATCGCGCGGACCGGCTTCGGCCACGACTTCGGCTCCTTCGAACGCTCCCGGCCGCATCCCTTCGTGAACGCGATGGTGGGCACGCTGACCTATGCGCAGCGCCTCAACTCCGTCCCTGCGCCCCTGGCGCCGCTACTGCTCCGCGACGCCGCACGCCGCAACGAGGCCGACATGGCGTATCTCAATCGCACGGTCGACGCCGTGGTGGCGGACCGTCAGTCCTCAAGCGGCGAAGGGGACTTGCTCGACCGCATGCTGGAGACCGCGCACCCGGAGACCGGGGAGCGGCTGGCGCCGGAGAACATCCGCCGCCAGGTCATCACGTTCCTGATCGCGGGCCACGAGACCACCTCGGGCGCCCTCTCCTTCGCCCTGCACTACCTCTCCCGGCACCCGGAGGTCGCCGCCCGCGCCCGGGCCGAGGTGGACCGCGTGTGGGGCGACACCGCCCGGCCCGGCTACGACCAGGTCGCCAAACTCCGGTACGTGCGCCGGGTTCTCGACGAGTCGCTACGACTGTGGCCGACGGCGCCCGCCTTCGCGCGCGAGGCCCGGCAGGACACCGTGCTCGGCGGCGTCCACCCCATGCGGCAGGGCGCGTGGGCACTGGTCCTGACCGCGATGCTGCACCGGGATCCGGACGTCTGGGGCGCGGATCCCGAGGAGTTCGACCCGGAGCGCTTCGACGCGAAGGCCGTACGGTCCCGGCCCGCGCACACCTTCAAACCGTTCGGCACCGGGGCGCGGGCGTGCATCGGCCGCCAGTTCGCGCTGCACGAGGCGACGCTGGTGCTGGGACTGCTGCTGCGCCGCTACGAGCTGCGGCCCGACCCCGGCTACCAGCTCCGCGTGGCCGAGCGGCTGACGCTGATACCGGAGGGGCTGCGGCTGCATCTCGAAGGCCGCGCCCGCACCGGACTCAGTGCTGAGCCGCCCAGTGGCCCGGGCGGGCGAGTGACTCGGGCAGCTTCGTCCCGGCGCTGCTCCGGGCCGCGTTGA
- a CDS encoding pentapeptide repeat-containing protein — protein MQENSGTVQDRRLELRADCGECFGLCCVALPFTRSTDFAIDKDAGKPCPNLRTDSRCGIHTELRQKGFTGCTVYDCFGAGQKVSQVTFGGRDWRSGTREEARQMFEVLPVVRQLHELLWYLAEALTLPAAQPLHADLRRALDKTERLTLRTPDELGELDVGAHRQEVNTLLLRTSELMRAGVGRGKKKDRRGADLMGARLKGADLRGANLRGAYLIAADLTGADLRGADLIGADLRDTDLTDADLTGAFFLTQPQVNAARSSAGTKLPESLARPGHWAAQH, from the coding sequence ATGCAAGAGAACAGCGGGACAGTCCAGGACCGGCGCCTTGAACTGCGAGCCGACTGCGGTGAGTGCTTCGGGCTCTGCTGTGTCGCGCTGCCCTTCACCCGCTCGACCGATTTCGCGATCGACAAGGACGCCGGGAAGCCGTGCCCGAACCTGCGGACCGACTCCCGATGCGGTATCCACACGGAACTGCGGCAGAAGGGCTTCACGGGCTGCACGGTGTACGACTGCTTCGGCGCCGGGCAGAAGGTCTCGCAGGTCACCTTCGGCGGCCGGGACTGGCGCTCGGGGACCCGTGAAGAGGCCCGGCAGATGTTCGAGGTCTTGCCGGTCGTGCGCCAGCTCCACGAACTGCTCTGGTATCTCGCGGAGGCCCTGACGCTGCCGGCCGCCCAGCCGCTCCACGCCGACCTCCGCCGGGCGCTCGACAAGACCGAGCGGCTCACCCTCCGAACCCCCGATGAACTGGGCGAGTTGGACGTGGGCGCGCACCGGCAGGAGGTCAACACGCTGCTCCTGCGGACCAGCGAACTCATGCGCGCGGGAGTCGGCCGGGGAAAGAAGAAGGACCGCCGGGGCGCCGACCTGATGGGCGCCCGACTGAAGGGGGCCGACCTCCGGGGTGCCAACCTGCGCGGCGCCTACCTCATCGCCGCCGACCTGACCGGAGCCGATCTGCGCGGTGCGGACCTGATCGGCGCCGACCTGCGCGACACCGACCTCACGGACGCCGACCTGACCGGCGCCTTCTTCCTGACCCAGCCACAGGTCAACGCGGCCCGGAGCAGCGCCGGGACGAAGCTGCCCGAGTCACTCGCCCGCCCGGGCCACTGGGCGGCTCAGCACTGA
- a CDS encoding TetR/AcrR family transcriptional regulator, whose product MPVPRGTSLDPERTRTTLLTAATEILYERGLDGVGVAELCRAVGASKETLYRHFGSKDGLIEAVLDARSDRVVRWITEAVEAAGPDPAAQLTALFRALGDWYEEPGFRGCAIVNAATQRHVPPARAVADRHLARYRKLLTGIAERAGAPEPALLGRQLLILLEGATVVADHHDPDGHAAQDARLAALALLDRSTQR is encoded by the coding sequence ATGCCTGTACCCAGGGGGACGTCCCTCGACCCGGAGCGCACCCGCACGACGCTCCTCACGGCGGCGACCGAGATCCTCTACGAGCGCGGACTCGACGGAGTCGGAGTGGCCGAGCTGTGCCGTGCCGTCGGCGCGTCCAAGGAGACGCTGTACCGCCATTTCGGCTCCAAGGACGGCCTCATCGAGGCGGTGCTCGACGCCCGCAGTGACCGTGTCGTGCGCTGGATCACCGAAGCGGTCGAAGCGGCAGGCCCCGACCCGGCCGCCCAACTCACGGCACTCTTCCGCGCGTTGGGCGACTGGTACGAGGAACCCGGCTTCCGGGGGTGCGCGATCGTCAACGCGGCCACCCAGCGGCACGTCCCGCCGGCCCGCGCCGTCGCCGACCGCCATCTCGCCCGCTACCGGAAACTTCTCACGGGCATCGCCGAGCGCGCGGGCGCACCCGAACCGGCCCTCCTCGGAAGGCAGTTGCTGATCCTCCTCGAAGGCGCCACGGTCGTCGCCGACCACCACGACCCGGACGGCCACGCCGCCCAGGACGCCCGACTCGCGGCACTGGCCCTCCTCGACCGATCGACGCAGAGGTGA